One window of Acropora palmata chromosome 1, jaAcrPala1.3, whole genome shotgun sequence genomic DNA carries:
- the LOC141880785 gene encoding influenza virus NS1A-binding protein homolog yields MMPSKEKESEKIGGSRNVMVKEHLLFKNDRHIRKVFEALNEQRQTARFTDAVLKVGLADIKLHRCILAAAIPKLLENQDGEDESLLTVKLEGVDPNAVEVLVQFAYTGELSVSAGEVLGLYHAAKSLGMKEVQDSCEQFVLDKVLPLDWMAVRGFAEQQDCPNLMTAVDKFIEEHVGDIYHKKDFFQLPRLQIELASTNDRQRESLDSENLCNVAINWAHKQLEEGHINVRGLLEKTHIMFLTADGELKECTLEDLDAEDENSKLITTEAQREYIRYTSLEQLSKKEVNSSDDEENLTELILQKNNNNKKKRSWLAEKDFRLIGAVQSSDSACAGVATVAGVLVAISIHSQTQSSCNNSDSADLSIGEDWVLVAPMSRGRCSVGAVDLNGKLYAVGGYDRGDCLNTVEQYDPQLNEWMPVSTMNSPRGRLGAEVINGKIYAIGGSNGHTELSTVEVFDEALNTWKFAPSMLQCRCSFGTGVVNGQIFAVGGYEGPRNLKSVEVYNPEKKEWSRVAPMNTERNNLCVEALDNKLYAIGGYNGWTCFNTVECYDPAEDHWFFVPPMKTHRRGAGAAVLHGKLYVIGGSDGTNFLNSVECYDPTINEWKIVASLNTTRHNVGAVAIGDHIYAVGGFGASSFLKSIEYYDFKSDKWNCFVL; encoded by the exons GAATCAGAGAAAATTGGTGGGTCAAGAAACGTGATGGTTAAAGAACACCTATTGTTCAAGAATGACCGCCATATTCGAAAGGTTTTCGAAGCTTTGAACGAACAACGTCAGACCGCGCGCTTCACAGATGCAGTTCTTAAAGTTGGCCTCGCAGATATAAAACTCCACCGGTGTATTTTGGCCGCTGCGATCCCTAAACTACTTGAAAATCAGGATGGCGAAGATGAATCCCTTCTAACAGTGAAACTGGAAGGTGTGGATCCAAACGCCGTTGAAGTTTTAGTGCAGTTTGCGTACACAGGTGAGCTCAGCGTATCCGCTGGAGAAGTCCTTGGTCTTTATCATGCGGCGAAAAGTCTCGGGATGAAAGAAGTTCAAGACTCTTGTGAACAGTTCGTTCTTGACAAAGTTCTTCCATTGGACTGGATGGCTGTAAGGGGCTTTGCAGAGCAACAGGACTGTCCCAATTTGATGACTGCTGTCGATAAGTTCATTGAGGAACATGTGGGAGATATCTATCACAAAAAGGATTTCTTCCAGTTGCCACGGTTGCAAATCGAGCTTGCTTCCACAAACGACAGGCAGAGGGAAAGTTTAGATTCCGAAAATCTTTGTAACGTTGCTATAAATTGGGCTCATAAACAACTGGAG GAGGGACACATTAATGTGAGGGGCTTACTTGAAAAGACCCACATCATGTTCCTAACAGCAGATGGTGAATTAAAGGAGTGCACATTGGAAGATCTTGATGCAGAGGATGAAAATTCCAAGCTCATCACCACAGAAGCTCAGCGTGAGTACATTCGCTACACTTCACTGGAGCAGCTCTCCAAAAAAGAAGTGAACAGCAGtgatgatgaagaaaatcttacTGAGCTTatcttgcaaaaaaataacaacaacaagaagaaaCGGTCCTGGCTGGCAGAAAAAGACTTTCGCCTGATTGGTGCTGTTCAGAGCAGTGACAGTGCTTGTGCCGGTGTGGCAACAGTTGCAGGAGTATTGGTTGCAATATCAATTCACTCACAGACTCAGTCTAGTTGCAATAATTCAGACTCGGCAGATTTGTCAATCGGAGAAGATTGGGTTCTTGTTGCCCCGATGAGTCGAG GCCGCTGTAGTGTAGGAGCAGTAGATCTGAATGGAAAACTGTATGCAGTTGGGGGCTATGACAGAGGCGATTGCCTCAACACAGTAGAACAGTATGACCCACAGCTTAATGAATGGATGCCTGTCTCTACAATGAACTCACCAAGGGGCCGACTGGGAGCTGAGGTGATAAATGGAAAGATTTATGCCATTGGCGGATCAAATGGCCATACAGAACTCAGTACAGTTGAAGTATTTGATGAAGCTTTGAATACCTGGAAGTTTGCACCATCGATGCTTCAGTGTCGTTGTAGCTTTGGGACTGGAGTTGTCAATGGGCAAATATTTGCTGTTGGTGGATATGAAGGACCCAGAAACCTGAAAAGTGTTGAGGTGTATAAtccagaaaagaaagagtGGTCAAGAGTAGCACCAATGAACACAGAAAGAAATAACCTGTGTGTGGAGGCTTTAGACAACAAGCTTTATGCTATTGGTGGCTACAATGGGTGGACATGCTTCAACACTGTGGAATGTTATGACCCAGCGGAAGACCACTGGTTCTTTGTTCCACCAATGAAAACTCACCGTCGTGGTGCTGGTGCTGCTGTACTTCATGGCAAATTGTATGTGATTGGTGGCTCAGATGGAACTAATTTCTTAAACAGTGTTGAATGTTACGACCCCACCATCAATGAGTGGAAAATTGTGGCAAGTCTCAATACCACTCGCCACAATGTTGGGGCTGTTGCTATTGGAGACCACATCTATGCCGTTGGAGGTTTTGGTGCCTCATCCTTCCTGAAATCTATTGAGTACTATGATTTCAAGAGTGACAAATGGAACTGTTTTGTTCTTTAG